The Natrinema saccharevitans genome includes the window TTACCCGCCCGCGTGTACTCCGGCCGGTTTGACCGATGTACTCGAGGCCGTTACGGTCACGATGGCGAACGCGATAGAGTCCTGGATCAGTCGAGATCGCCGTCAACTCATCGTCTGTTGGATCAAGAGATAGCCAGTCACTCCAATTCACCCTCATCCAGTCGTCTGCATACAGATCTCGTTCATTCATGTCTGTTCGTTGTACCATGCAAGCCGCTCACCTATCATTAATCCCTCAGTCGGAATCTGTATCTGGACGTTGTGTTCTTCGAGGAGGGGAAGCAATTCCTCGTAGTACGCTTTCCCCGCATGGAATACGAGGGTGATATCCGATTCGAGCAAACCTGCTGCCTTCAGATCGTCATACACGGTTTGGGACCACTCTCGCTTTCGTGCTACTCGAGCGCCAGTGAGAGTCTCGTCGTAGGGCTCGATCAGCGGACCATTCGGTTCAAGAAGATGGTGTTTAGCTGAAAGGACGTACCAGTCGTCGTGGTGATGTTCACAGTACCGGCGTACTTTGCTGAACAGCGTTGACGGGCTGTACAGCTCACTCGGTGGTGCTGGTTGCTCGCGTTTCGTCTTCGAACAGCTTACTAGTCCGATTTCGGTCATTGTTTGATCACTCGACGATCTCCCACGTGATGACAGCGCCTTGCTGATGAACGGGATGCTGTAACTCGTCGAAGTAGGCGATATTCCTCGTTTCTACTTGGAACTCGTACCAGTGATCCACGTCCATACAGAACTTCTCGGCAACTGCCTCGGCAGTCATTTGCTCGTACTCTTCGTCGACTTTTTCGTAATAGAGGCCGAGTACTCCGCCGTTTGATCCGAACTCTGACTCGTAGAGTTTCTTCGTATCGGTAAGTAGTGACGAGGAACTCCGTTCAGGAAACGGCGTGAAGATCCGCGCGAAGCTGTTCGGATCGATGTTTCCATTATCGTACCGGAACCGGAGTAGCTTGGCCTCCACTGGAAGCTGACGCCCGTCGTGATCAAGAAAAAGATCGCATCGTCGTGAACCCTCGAGGTACGACACTTCAGTCTCGATAGCTTCTCGAAGCGGGTGGCCCTCAAGCGCCTCGAGAATCATTTCGATCTGATTCTCTTCCTCGAATGGGCCAATTCCAGGTTTCCATCGGTCGTGTTCAGCATCTGTATCGACATCCGGAATTACAGACGCAAATGAGTTAGCCAGTTGACCAAGAGGGCCAGGTTTGTTACTCATGATTACCTACTAATGTCCTATCCGTCTACAAATGATTCGTCATTTCAGCCTGTCCGAGAATACGAACAGAGCCGGATAGACATCATGAGTTATAGCATAGATCATATGTTTAACATAGGTTATATGTCTGAAGCGGCTCACTGAATTTAATACTGGAGAAGATTTTCCGGGCGAATTAATACGGTCTGTTTGTGAGGGTGAACAATGGACGAGCCGGAATGGATGACCGTTTTACGGATATTTTGGGAAGAGAATCTCGGGTTTGAATATTCACCCCACTCAGAGGAGTGGGAGAGATTCATTCCCGACCGTGATGAATTGGAGGATATAAACACATCAGACCATGCCCAAGGCCTCCTAAAATCAGGTCATCTTGAAGTTGAAGACGTGGATGCCAGCCATGATCCGTCAGTTTCGTTTGATAGTTTGCCTGTAGTCCGGATCTCCGAAAAGGGGATTCAGACGATCCGGGAATGGGAAACCATGAAAAAACAAGCGCAATGGGAACAGCAATTACTAGAGACTCAGGAACAGTATGAAGAGAGCCGGCTTAGGAGACAACAGCAGTTTGAAAAAGAACAGGTTACGAGATCTAACGAAGTGAACGCCGCTGTCGGATATCTCACGATTGGCTTATTGATTGTGACCCTTTCGGATGTCGTCCTATCTGTGGATCAATCCTTGGTTCCAATATGGGTTATCATTGGAATCACGCTTTCGGTAGTCTTGGGTTTGATATACAGAATACGGAAATCGGGGCTTCTAAATCCAGAATAGTGACCCTACGGCTGGTCTCTGTGGACGTAACGCATTAAATTCGCATATGTACTTAGCGGGAGTTTTGTGTCCGAGAACTCGGGGAAAAGTGGAAGAGCAGTGCCGATAAAGGGTGCAATTTCGGACATCCTGATCTGGTAAATGCAGACACCGATTTAGTGCTGGTTATTCTACCGGGTC containing:
- a CDS encoding DUF6884 domain-containing protein; this encodes MTEIGLVSCSKTKREQPAPPSELYSPSTLFSKVRRYCEHHHDDWYVLSAKHHLLEPNGPLIEPYDETLTGARVARKREWSQTVYDDLKAAGLLESDITLVFHAGKAYYEELLPLLEEHNVQIQIPTEGLMIGERLAWYNEQT
- a CDS encoding transcriptional regulator, with amino-acid sequence MSNKPGPLGQLANSFASVIPDVDTDAEHDRWKPGIGPFEEENQIEMILEALEGHPLREAIETEVSYLEGSRRCDLFLDHDGRQLPVEAKLLRFRYDNGNIDPNSFARIFTPFPERSSSSLLTDTKKLYESEFGSNGGVLGLYYEKVDEEYEQMTAEAVAEKFCMDVDHWYEFQVETRNIAYFDELQHPVHQQGAVITWEIVE